In one Solanum lycopersicum chromosome 11, SLM_r2.1 genomic region, the following are encoded:
- the LOC101250080 gene encoding protein PEROXIN-4 — translation MQASRARLFKEYKEVQREKTADPDIQLVCDDSNIFKWTALVKGPSETPYDGGVFQLAFSVPEQYPLQPPQVRFLTKIFHPNVHFKTGEICLDILKNAWSPAWTLQSVCRAIIALMAHPEADSPLNCDSGNLLRSGDIRGYQSMARMYTRLAAMPKKG, via the exons ATGCAG GCTTCAAGGGCAAGACTTTTCAAGGAGTACAAAGAAGTACAGAGAGAGAAAACAGCTGATCCTGATATTCAATTAGTTTGTGATGACTCTAATATCTTTAAATGGACGGCTCTTGTTAAA GGGCCATCTGAAACTCCTTATGATGGTGGAGTTTTCCAGCTCGCTTTCTCAGTTCCAGAGCAGTATCCGTTGCAACCTCCTCAAGTGCGGTTCCTGACCAAAATATTTCACCCAAATGTTCATTTTAAG ACCGGAGAGATTTGCcttgatattttgaaaaatgcaTGGAGCCCAGCATGGACACTCCAGTCTGTTTGTCGAGCTATAATTGCTTTGATGGCTCATCCTGAAGCTGATAGCCCGCTAAACTGTGACTCAG GCAATCTTCTTCGATCTGGTGATATCAGAGGTTACCAGTCAATGGCAAGGATGTACACTAGGCTTGCTGCAATGCCCAAGAAGGGCTAA
- the LOC101245325 gene encoding TOM1-like protein 9 has protein sequence MVNFLVERATSDMLMGPDWAMNVEICDICSRDPAQAKDVVKGIKKRLGSRRSKVQLLALTLLEAIVKNCGDIVHMHVAEKGLLHQMVKMVKKKPDFHVKEKILVLIDTWQEAFGGPRARYPQYYGAYQELLRLGAVFPQRTVLALPPPQTHPLSSDPRNLQKSESGQDAAESSADAEYPTLSLTEIQNARGIMDVLAEMLNALGPENKEGLRQDVIVDLVEQCRTYKQRLVHLVNSTTDESLLCQGLALNDDLQRLLAKHEVIASGTSAKGKTSKSEPALSLVDVDSPLIDTGTSNESGQGSASSALGLPAPPSANGQSTTPTEVVPMIDLLSGIDFGSPTAENALALVPVGEPQTASPSQQNALAILDMFAQPSTTPTNSVGQAHPSSPQFQQQQNFHSVQPSSYPNGSVPGVSYPQGSTPAWNEQMSQQQQPASPVYGTQSTNPFALPPWEIEAEDNQIMSSPHAQPVLNNPAMPGSSQALALHNNQVMPGGSHAMSMQNNQLVAANGQQLTGGTYLHGMYASPNTAGQPGMMNNQMEGLHPQQQFQGGQTGMMNNQAMQSNQMEGLHPQQQFQGGQPAGMYPQQMPPGQMAYMYSQQMYGNQMASYGYGNAQQQNTQFLNQGMSGLSMSDNGVHNSSYQVPTPSYVPPGKPSKPQDKLFGDLVELSKFKSTNGPPGSAGNT, from the exons ATGGTGAATTTTTTGGTGGAACGAGCGACGAGCGATATGCTCATGGGACCTGATTGGGCAATGAATGTCGAGATCTGCGATATATGCAGTCGTGATCCAGC GCAAGCGAAAGATGTTGTGAAAGGAATAAAAAAGCGTCTTGGCAGTAGGAGATCAAAAGTCCAGCTACTCGCCTTGACA CTTTTGGAAGCAATTGTGAAGAATTGTGGAGACATTGTGCATATGCACGTCGCTGAGAAAGGTCTTCTTCATCAGATGGTGAAAATGGTAAAGAAGAAG CCCGACTTTCATGTCAAGGAAAAGATATTAGTTTTAATTGACACTTGGCAAGAAGCTTTTGGAGGACCAAGGGCGAGATACCCTCAATATTATGGAGCCTACCAAGAGTTGTTG CGCCTTGGAGCAGTATTTCCTCAGAGAACGGTACTTGCGCTCCCTCCTCCCCAAACACATCCACTGTCATCTGATCCACGTAATCTTCAGAAGTCTGAATCTGGACAGGATGCAGCAGAGTCTTCAGCAGATGCTGAGTATCCCACCTTGAG CTTGACGGAGATCCAGAATGCACGTGGTATTATGGATGTCCTTGCTGAAATGCTGAATGCATTAGGTCCTGAAAACAAAGAG GGACTCAGACAAGATGTCATTGTTGATTTGGTGGAACAATGCCGTACCTACAAGCAGAGATTGGTACACCTTGTGAACTCGACTAC GGACGAGTCACTGCTATGCCAAGGGCTAGCACTGAATGATGACTTGCAGCGTTTATTGGCCAAACATGAAGTTATTGCATCGGGAACTTCTGCTAAAGGGAAAACATCAAAATCTGAACCTGCCCTATCCCTTGTAGATGTTGATAGTCCTCTTATTGATACTGGAACCAGCAATGAGTCAGGCCAAGG ATCTGCATCAAGTGCTTTAGGACTTCCTGCTCCTCCATCGGCTAATGGTCAATCAACAACTCCAACAGAAGTTGTCCCTATGATAGATCTTCTGAGTGGAATTGACTTTGGCTCACCAACAGCTGAGAATGCCCTTGCGCTTGTTCCTGTTGGAGAACCTCAGACAGCAAGTCCTTCACAGCAGAATGCCCTTGCTATTCTCGACATGTTTGCACAGCCAAGCACCACACCTACAAATTCAGTTGGTCAGGCACATCCTTCATCCCCTCAATTTCAGCAGCAACAGAATTTTCATTCTGTACAGCCATCTTCGTACCCAAATGGAAGTGTTCCTGGTGTGAGCTACCCACAAGGCTCCACTCCTGCCTGGAACGAACAGATgtcgcagcaacaacagcctgctTCTCCAGTCTACG GAACTCAAAGCACTAATCCTTTTGCCCTTCCTCCGTGGGAAATTGAGGCAGAAGACAACCAAATAATGAGCAGCCCTCATGCTCAGCCTGTGCTAAATAATCCGGCGATGCCAGGTAGCTCACAAGCTCTAGCACTGCACAATAATCAGGTGATGCCTGGTGGTTCACATGCTATGTCAATGCAAAATAATCAGCTTGTAGCAGCCAACGGCCAGCAACTAACTGGCGGTACATACCTCCACGGCATGTATGCTTCGCCAAACACTGCTGGACAGCCTGGTATGATGAACAATCAGATGGAGGGCTTGCATCCTCAACAACAATTCCAAGGTGGACAGACAGGTATGATGAACAATCAGGCCATGCAAAGCAATCAGATGGAAGGCTTACATCCTCAACAACAATTTCAAGGTGGACAACCTGCGGGTATGTATCCACAACAAATGCCACCTGGACAAATGGCTTATATGTATTCCCAGCAGATGTATGGCAACCAAATGGCGAGCTATGGTTATGGTAATGCTCAACAACAAAATACCCAATTCCTAAACCAAGGAATGTCTGGGCTCTCTATGAGTGACAATGGTGTCCACAACAGTTCTTATCAAGTTCCCACTCCTTCCTATGTGCCACCCGGAAAACCCTCAAAGCCACAAGACAAATTGTTCGGGGACCTAGTTGaactttcaaaattcaaatcaacCAATGGTCCTCCCGGGAGTGCTGGTAACACGTGA
- the LOC778238 gene encoding 4-amino-4-deoxychorismate lyase (The RefSeq protein has 1 substitution compared to this genomic sequence) has product MPIFFTQKFVKLAKDTMASLPTLTKPISETSFFLPKLINLEFSRSKIRPLTRSNVFKNSNFSSDGQCCPTFDVPLLSCSEVIERMRTSREGYKTKQLYLAMYSSVFGGITTDTAAMVIPMDDHMVHRGHGVFDTAAIMDGYLYELDQHLDRFLGSATMAKIQIPFDRESIRQILIRTVSVSKCRKGSLRYWFSAGPGDFQLSSSGCHQATLYAIVIKDQSPPDHNGIKVVTSSIPIKPLQFAVMKSVNYLPNALSKMEAEENDAYAAIWLDGDGFVAEGPNMNVAFVTKEKDLLMPCFDKILSGCTAKRVLVLAENLVKEGKLRGIRVENVSVEDAKRADEMMLIGSGILVRSVVQWDEEIIGNGREGPVTQALLNLILEDMKSGPPTVRVPVPY; this is encoded by the exons atgccaatttttttcacacaaaaatttgtaaaattagCTAAAGATACAATGGCTTCTTTACCAACTCTCACAAAACCCATCTCAGAAACTTCATTTTTTCTAccaaaattaatcaatttggAATTTTCAAGATCAAAGATCAGACCTTTAACCAGATCCAATGTTTTCAAGAACTCAAATTTTTCCTCTG ATGGACAATGTTGTCCAACCTTTGATGTTCCACTTCTTTCTTGCTCAGAG GTTATTGAGAGGATGAGAACAAGTCGAGAAGGTTACAAGACCAAGCAGCTTTATTTGGCAATGTACTCGAGCGTTTTTGGTGGAATCACAACAGATACAGCTGCCATGGTGATACCTATGGATGATCACATGGTTCATAGAGGGCACGGTGTCTTTGATACAGCTGCCATTATGGATGG ATACCTTTATGAGTTGGACCAACACCTTGATCGTTTCCTGGGATCCGCAACCATGGCCAAAATACAAATTCCTTTCGATAGGGAAAGCATAAGACAGATTCTCATCCGTACAGTAAGTGTTTCCAAGTGCAGAAAAGGTTCTTTAAGATACTGGCTTTCGGCAGGACCTGGTGATTTTCAACTATCTTCATCAGGCTGTCATCAAGCAACTCTTTATGCCATTGTAATTAAAGATCAATCACCTCCTGATCACAACGGCATTAAAGTTGTAACGTCATCCATTCCGATAAAACCCCTACAGTTTGCTGTCATGAAAAGTGTTAATTATCTTCCGAATGCACTTTCCAAGATGGAAGCAGAAGAAAATGATGCATATGCAGCAATTTGGTTAGATGGCGATGGCTTTGTTGCAGAAGGACCGAACATGAATGTGGCTTTTGTTACAAAGGAAAAGGACCTTCTGATGCCTTGTTTTGATAAAATTCTCAGTGGCTGTACAGCTAAAAGAGTCCTGGTTCTTGCAGAAAATCTAGTAAAGGAAGGTAAACTTCGAGGCATTAGAGTAGAAAATGTGTCTGTAGAGGACGCGAAAAGAGCAGATGAGATGATGCTAATTGGTAGTGGGATTCTTGTACGCTCGGTGGTGCAGTGGGATGAAGAAATCATCGGTAATG GTAGAGAAGGTCCTGTGACACAAGCTCTGCTAAATCTTATCTTGGAAGATATGAAGTCAGGGCCTCCCACGGTGCGAGTTCCCGTTCCCTATTGA
- the LOC101245918 gene encoding 8-hydroxygeraniol oxidoreductase-like, whose protein sequence is MNSSNHKVITCKGAIVWKSGDELKIEEIEVDPPKSTEVRIKMIYASLCGTDVLCCNGFPKPLFPRIPGHEGVGAIESVGESVKDLKEGDIVMPHFLGECGDCPNCKSKKSNLCHKYPLNFSGLLLDGTSRMSINGQKIYHHVSCSTLSEYIVLDENYVIKVDPRLPIEHVPFLCCAFTTGFGATWKDVNIEKGSSVAVLGLGGVGLGVAEGARQKEAAQIIGMDIHEMKSEKAKIYGITDFINISEKSISISELIKDATGGLGVDYFFECTDVPQLTINEAIQSTRMGYGTVIVLGAGLVLDWQMSYVPLMFGRTLKGSIYGGIRTHTDLPSIIDKCISKEIKLDELLTHEVSFNDVNKAFEYLKEPNCVKVLIKF, encoded by the exons ATGAATTCAAGCAATCACAAAGTCATTACATGCAAAG GTGCAATAGTATGGAAGTCGGGAGACGAAttgaaaatagaagaaatagaAGTCGATCCACCAAAATCAACAGAAGTTAGGATTAAAATGATTTATGCTAGTTTATGTGGTACTGATGTTCTTTGTTGCAATGGCTTTCCAAAG CCTTTGTTCCCTCGCATTCCTGGACACGAAGGAGTTGG CGCGATAGAAAGTGTTGGAGAGAGTGTGAAAGATTTGAAAGAAGGAGACATAGTGATGccacattttttgggtgaatgtGGAGATTGTCCTAATTGCAAGTCCAAAAAGTCCAATTTATGCCATAAATACCCTTTAAATTTTAGTGGATTATTGTTGGATGGAACATCAAGAATGTCTATTAATGGTCAAAAGATTTATCACCATGTTAGTTGTTCTACATTATCAGAGTACATAGTTCTTGATGAAAACTATGTTATTAAGGTTGATCCTAGGTTACCAATTGAACATGTTCCTTTCTTATGTTGTGCTTTTACAACTGGTTTTGGAGCAACATGGAAAGATGTTAACATTGAAAAGGGATCAAGTGTTGCTGTCCTTGGTCTTGGAGGTGTTGGGCTTGGT GTAGCAGAAGGAGCTAGACAAAAGGAAGCAGCCCAAATAATTGGGATGGATATACATGAAATGAAAAGTGAAAAAGCAAAAATTTATGGAATTActgattttataaatatttctgaaaaatcaatttcaatttcAGAATTAATTAAAGATGCTACTGGTGGACTTGGTGTTGACTACTTCTTTGAGTGTACAGATGTGCCTCAACTCACTATCAATGAAGCTATTCAATCAACTAGAATG gGTTATGGAACAGTGATAGTGCTTGGAGCTGGACTTGTGTTAGATTGGCAAATGAGTTATGTCCCTCTAATGTTTGGTAGAACACTCAAAGGATCAATCTATGGTGGCATTAGAACTCACACAGATCTTCCATCTATAATTGACAAATGCATTAGCAAG GAGATCAAACTAGATGAGTTATTGACTCATGAAGTTTCATTCAATGATGTAAACAAGGCATTTGAGTACTTGAAAGAACCAAACTGTGTGAAGGTCCTTATCAAGTTTTGA
- the LOC101244454 gene encoding transcription factor MYB3R-1-like: protein MDYQDLPLSQATMESDETSNTPSDDISSLQSSRPLHGRTSGPKRRSSHWTPEEDEILRQAVQQFKGKSWKKIAECFKDRSDVQCLHRWQKVLDPELVKGSWSKEEDDKLIGLVNIHGPKKWSTIAQELAGRIGKQCRERWHNHLNPAIKKEAWTQEEELTLIRAHEAHGNKWAELSKYLPGRTDNAIKNHWHSSVKKKRDSYIASGLLAQLPTLSNVNHQNQSIPSSSVMLHQTSEDESVHKEGAELEEVMECSQGSTLAGCPQSTSDLGNTFVHKRENGGMSMEIVREKDTSSSAAPCPTYYTPAFEDVGCSMQEVPSELVDSNSLEQHTFSHDWGNSTGNDWQFNMDDFTEFIQESSGHYMQCLNGNENHDMVTNPLQNAMESGATSNAGNIVEGPYNLNEMFNLNELFDGSRIEYPEVGIPQCSLPETGVNGSGEPADSLIYQSSNNQIPESGNMAPQNCNDFEASTYQQFSVPSHFSSEDRSLVFGIASDQFNYPPLENPVQESFSSRCDGFICPSEFGSPSNDNGIDNAVLKDHPDYTKDSSRLEEQKDEGALCYDPPRFPSLDTPFLYCDLKQSGSDTQQEYSPLGIRQLMTTSTDCSTPLRLWDSPLRADSPDAILKSAAKTFTGTPSILKKRQRHLVTPLSEKRWEKKLESDLNQESFSNMVTEFPRVDDMFDESANEKASTEDKENLHPSSEDGRKETGDGVTGLSCIGNSERQLDGGGANYHKEPHSEYAGTNDAMGKVKQPPGVLVELSTNDMLFSPDRFFTKHDRATSLSIKALGNQYARRLEAASSNQATVSSSSIVCSPDVLGKSQSGAFIATSMQYTTSTALENTTENSENVFGADTSNIFGETPFKISIESPSAWKSPWFTDPLLSSPRYEKELTYEEFAFLLSPGDRSYDAIGLMKQLSEQTAPSIADARQILGSETPETILLGRNSKEQKADENRTLLASNAMSERRTLDFSECGTPGKGNETTTKFGSNDNVSSPSSYLLKCCR, encoded by the exons CGGAATGTTTTAAGGATCGGTCAGATGTTCAATGCTTGCATAGGTGGCAGAAAGTTCTTGATCCCGAACTTGTCAAAGGTTCATGGTCTAAGGAG GAAGATGATAAGCTAATCGGATTAGTTAACATACATGGCCCCAAAAAATGGTCCACCATTGCACAAGAGTTAGCAGGACGTATAGGAAAACAATGTCGGGAAAG ATGGCACAATCATCTGAATCCTGCTATTAAAAAAGAAGCTTGGACGCAAGAGGAGGAATTGACTCTAATTCGTGCCCACGAAGCTCATGGAAACAAGTGGGCAGAGTTATCAAAATATTTGCCTGGAAG GACAGACAATGCAATTAAAAATCACTGGCATAGTTCTGTCAAAAAGAAACGGGACTCATATATAGCATCAGGTTTACTTGCACAGTTACCCACTTTGTCTAATGTCAACCATCAGAACCAATCAATCCCTTCTTCTTCTGTGATGTTGCATCAAACTAGTGAAGATGAAAGTGTTCACAAAGAAGGAGCAGAACTGGAGGAAGTTATGGAATGTAGTCAAGGTTCAACTCTTGCTGGCTGTCCCCAGTCTACAAGTGACTTGGGCAACACATTTGTGCATAAAAGAGAGAACGGGGGGATGTCCATGGAAATAGTACGTGAAAAGGACACAAGCTCTAGCGCAGCACCATGTCCTACGTACTATACCCCAGCTTTTGAGGATGTTGGTTGCTCAATGCAAGAAGTTCCCAGTGAACTTGTGGATTCCAACTCCCTTGAGCAGCATACGTTCTCACATGACTGGGGCAATTCCACAGGGAATGATTGGCAGTTTAATATGGATGACTTTACGGAGTTTATTCAGGAATCTTCGGGACATTACATGCAGTGTTTGAATGGCAATGAAAACCATGATATGGTAACCAATCCATTGCAAAATGCAATGGAATCTGGAGCAACTTCTAATGCAGGAAACATAGTTGAGGGTCCATATAATCTCAATGAAATGTTTAATCTCAATGAATTGTTCGATGGTAGCAGGATCGAATACCCTGAGGTAGGAATTCCTCAATGCTCTCTGCCCGAAACTGGAGTTAATGGCAGTGGTGAACCTGCAGATTCTTTAATTTACCAATCATCAAACAATCAGATCCCTGAATCAGGAAATATGGCTCCACAAAACTGCAATGATTTTGAAGCTTCAACTTATCAGCAGTTTTCTGTTCCTTCGCACTTTTCGTCTGAGGATAGATCACTTGTGTTTGGTATTGCTTCAGATCAGTTCAATTATCCTCCTCTTGAGAACCCAGTTCAAGAGTCCTTCAGCAGTAGATGTGATGGTTTTATATGTCCAAGTGAGTTTGGCAGTCCTTCCAACGACAATGGCATAGACAATGCCGTCCTGAAAGATCATCCTGATTACACGAAAGATTCCTCAAGGTTAGAAGAACAGAAAGATGAAGGAGCTCTATGCTATGATCCTCCTCGCTTTCCAAGCTTGGATACACCTTTCTTGTATTGTGATCTTAAGCAATCTGGTTCAGATACACAGCAAGAGTACAGCCCTCTTGGCATCCGCCAGTTGATGACGACTTCTACAGACTGCTCTACTCCATTAAGGTTGTGGGACTCACCATTGCGAGCTGACAGTCCAGATGCTATATTGAAAAGTGCTGCCAAAACTTTTACTGGGACTCCTTCTATATTAAAGAAGCGACAGCGTCACTTGGTGACACCTTTATCAGAAAAGAGATGGGAGAAAAAGCTAGAAAGTGATCTCAATCAGGAATCATTCTCTAATATGGTTACAGAATTTCCCCGAGTAGATGACATGTTTGATGAGTCGGCAAATGAAAAAGCGTCTACTGAAGACAAAGAAAATCTACATCCATCCTCAGAAGATGGAAGAAAGGAGACAGGTGATGGAGTAACTGGACTTTCATGCATTGGAAATTCAGAGAGACAATTAGATGGTGGTGGTGCTAACTACCATAAAGAGCCCCATAGTGAATATGCTGGAACCAATGATGCAATGGGAAAG GTAAAACAGCCTCCTGGAGTTCTGGTCGAGCTTAGCACAAATGACATGCTCTTCTCTCCTGATCGTTTCTTCACCAAGCATGATAGAGCTACAAGTTTAAGTATTAAAGCTTTAGGTAACCAGTATGCTAGACGACTTGAAGCTGCATCATCAAATCAAGCTACTGTTTCATCCTCGTCTATTGTTTGCTCTCCTGATGTACTTGGAAAGAGTCAAAGCGGTGCTTTCATAGCCACATCAATGCAATATACTACATCAACTGCATTGGAGAATACTACCGAAAATTCTGAAAATGTATTTGGTGCTGATACTTCAAACAT CTTTGGAGAGACGCCTTTTAAAATTAGTATTGAATCTCCTTCAGCATGGAAATCTCCATGGTTCACGGATCCTCTTCTGTCTAGCCCAAGATATGAAAAAGAACTTACATATGAG GAATTTGCGTTTCTTCTGAGCCCCGGTGATAGAAGCTATGATGCTATTGGGTTAATGAAGCAATTAAGTGAGCAGACTGCACCTTCAATTGCGGATGCCCGTCAAATCTTGGGAAGTGAAACTCCAGAAACAATCCTGTTGGGAAGGAATTCCAAGGAACAAAAAGCAGATGAAAATCGTACCCTTCTGGCTTCAAATGCTATG AGTGAGAGACGCACACTTGATTTCAGTGAATGTGGAACACCAGGAAAGGGAAACGAGACGACTACCAAATTTGGCAGCAACGACAACGTTTCAAGTCCTTCCTCCTACCTGTTGAAATGTTGCAGATAG